AATCGCCGTGTTGATGCCGATGACCTCGCCCCGCAGATTCACCAGCGGCCCGCCGCTGCTACCTGGACTGATCGCGGCGTCGGTCTGGATCAATCTCGCATACCGCTCAGTCTCACCCCGAATGCCGCGGCGATTGAGTGCACTGATGATTCCCTGAGTCACCGTCCGATCCAGTCCGAACGGGCTCCCCACGGCCAGCACTTCCTCTCCGACGGCCACGCGTTCACTGTCGCCCAAAGGAATTTGATGGAGCTTTTCTGAAGGAATCTGAACGACAGCCAAGTCGGTCTCGGTGTCGATCCCCACGACCTGCGCAGCGAGCTTGCGGTCGTCGGCCGTGTGCACGCGCACGCCGCTCGCCCCGTAGACGACGTGGGCATTGGTCAGAACGTATCCGCCGTCGGCATCGATGATGAACCCGCTGCCCCAGCCGCGGTCCCCGTCGAATTCTCTCTCGGACTCCGGCGGCGCCGGGGGACCGACAAGCCCGTCGCGGGACTGGCTGGGCGCCGACGTTGATTCTTTCGCGTGAAGCTCCAGATCCGCTTCCACGCTGACGACCGCCGGAATCACGGTGGCGATCACATTTTCTCGAAGTATTGCATCAGATTCCGTGGGACTGAATTCCTTGAAGCTCTCACGCATCGCCTGAATCCGGCCGCGCTCCATCGAATAGGCCCACCACTCCACGAGACCCAGTCGGACGCTCCCCACCAGCACGACAAAGGTGACCGCCAGTAGCAGCAGGAATTGCTGTAGCAGTGTCGGGGCGCGGCGGACTTCACGGTCAGACATTGGACTTCTGCTCCAACGCGCATAACGGGGGGGCGGTCACGTCTCGAAGCAGCCCGCAATTCATCCTATGCATCATGCGCAGGCCCTCCCGAGAACCATCCGCATCAGGCGGTCGGCCGTCAGGTCGCGAAGCCGCTGCACGATGAGGTCGGCAGCGCGAAACTTCTCCGCACCATGGTGCAGGAGCACCGCCACCGCCAACGCCCCCGCCGCTTTGGCCGCCTCGACGCCCACGGGAGCGTCTTCAATTACGACGCACCGGGAAGGGGAAAGTTCCAGCCGCCTGGCCGAAAGCTCGAATACCTGCGGGTCGGGCTTGCCCCGTTCGACATCGTCCCCGCTGACGACCGCGCGAATCAGATGCTCGGCTCCGAGCGCCTCAACCACAAGCCTGATATTGGCCGGCGGGCCGGATGAACCGATCCCTATTCGCACGCCGCGCTCCTGGAGCTCCCGCAGCAATGCGGATGCGCCATCAACCAGCGGAGGATCTTCTCGAATCAGGTCCCTGTAGATTTCCTCCTTGCGCTCGGCGAGCCGGTCAACGCAGCGCCCATCGTGCTCGTCAAACAAAACAGGGATGATCTCGCGATTGGGCCGTCCGAAGGTGCGCATGAATTGCTCGTGGGAAATGGTCGCGTCGTTTTCCTCGCCTAGCAACCGCCAACTTCGAAGGTGCGCATCGGCTGAATCGATCAAGACACCGTCCATGTCGAATATCACCCCGATGCCGTCCTTATCGACCATCTGTTCTTCCTCTGCCCCCCCCGTCGCTGCTTCGCCCTCAGCGGAAACCTGCCCTGTGGACATTATAGGAAGTCCGACGGAGGATTCGACGTGATTGAGCCGGCCATCGGGAGTGATTGTCGCATAAGGTCCAGCGGCCTATTCTTTGGCAAAGTCACTCAGGCACGGCCTGATCGGCGCGACTCGACCCAAGGAGATCCTTTGCCTCCGGCGAATGAAGACAGCTCCTATGCGGATCTTGCGGCGCAGAACCCTCGACTGGACCGCCCGAAATCGCAAAGTCATCCCGGCATCATGGCGGGGTTGTTCCTCGCGTTCCTGCTGCTTTACGGATTGACGGCCTGCCGTGGTCCGCAGTGGCAGGATTCCGGGCACCACATCGTACGCATTCTGACCGGCACCCTGGACAATCACTTAGGCCTGGCGCTTACGCACCCGTTGCATTACTGGCTGGGACGGCTCGCCTTGCGGATCGACCTGTTTGAACCCGCCCTGGCCATCACGCTGATCAGCTCGCTGTTCGGGGCGATCACAGTGGCCTGCCTTTTCGGATGCGTGTGCACGCTGACCGGCTCAACGCCAGCGGGCCTGTTTGCCGCAGCATCGCTTGGACTGGCCCACACGTTTTGGCGCGAGGCCACCCAGACGGAGATGTTCACGCTTGTCACCGCCTTGCTGACGATCGAGTGCTGGTCGATCGTTTTGTGGTATCGTTCTCGGAGGATCCCGTATCTGTTGGCGGCCGCTCTGGCAAATGGGCTGGGTGTGAGTAACCATCTGCTCGCCCTGTTGACCACCCCGATCGTTCTGGCCGTGGCGCTCGTAGCCTTGTGGAGGCGGCGAATCTCGCCGGGCATCCTGATTGGCGGCATTCTACTCTGGCTGATCGGCGCGGCACCGTATGCGTTGATGGTTGTTGAACAAGGCTTTCGCACCGGTCACTGGGCCGAAACGCTTCAATCCGCCCTTTTCGGGCACCAGTATTCGCGCGAGGTACTGAATCTGATTCCCAGCGCCGGCATGCTCGCGATCGTCGGCGCTTTCACGATGCTCAGCTTCCCGAATCTGCTGCTGCCCCTGAGTTTTCTGGGCATCGCGCGCGGACGCACCGAGATCGGAAGCGCATCATTCGCTGTCCTGCTTGCGGGACTTGGCATCCACGCCCTTTTCGCATTCCGTTACTCGGTTCCTGATCAATATCTTTTCATGATCCCCACGTACCTGTACCTCGCTGTTTTCGGCGGTGTGGGGTTCGCGTGGTTCGAACATGGATCAACGGCGCACGGACGTCGGCGGCTCTATGTTGCCAGCGCGGTCTTATTGGCCTTGACACCGGCAATATATCTACCCGCTCCAGCCGTAGCTCGCCGGTTGGACGTCCTCGACGGACTTGAGCGCCACCGCCCCTACCGCAGCGACTATCGCTATCTCTTCTGGCCTTGGTCGGTGGCGGATACGTCCGCCGAGCGAATGAGCCGCCACGCCGTTACGCTCGCAGGTCCGGGCGGACTGATCATCGTGGGCGACGCCATGAGTGCCTGGGCCATCAGGTACGGCGCAATCGAATATGCCGATGATTCGCCGACCGTGCTCGCCAGCAAGCTCTCCGACCTCGATCCCGATCGCGTCCTCGCAGCCTTACACGAGGGACGTCGTGTTGTCTTCGTGCCGGGCGACACGAAAAAGGTCCCCAAGGCGCCGCCCGTGGGAACGTGGGAGCGCGAAGGAGACCTTTACGTACTGCGGAGTGATCGCTAGCCGACGCGTTCAGTTCAACAGCGATTTTGCCTCAATCACCTTTGGCTCGGGCAGATCGAGCCCCTGAAGTTGCTCCATGATTGCCTTGCGATCACCAACGAGCACGAGCAAGGCATTCTCCAGGGGAACGGCGCTATTTGCCAGCTTGTTCAGATCATCTTCCGAAATCCGCATGACCGCGGCAAGGTCGTCTCCGATTGCCGAAAAAGGCCGACCGTAGCGGAGCATCTCAGCACCCGATCCCAGAATCCCACCAAGTCCCTCGAACGCATCGATAAGCGATCGACGTTGGGAGAGCCTCGCCTTGCGGGCCTCGTCCGCGGTGATGTCACCGTTGCGAATGCCGCGCAGCTCCTTGAGAAACTCCCCGACGGCCGGACCGCTCACGTTGGCGAACACGTCCGAGCCGGCACTGAGATAGCCGACGCTGCGGTCCATGGTGTACCCGCTGCGGGCACCGTAGGTATAGCCGTGCTCTTCGCGCAGGTTCTGGTTGAGCCGGCTGGTGAAGCTTCCGCCCAGAATGGTCCCGAGAAGTTCGAATTTGAGCCGATTGGCATTGCCGTACACGGGGCCGGGCATCACGAAATTGATGACCGTCTGAACCGCCTCGGGACGATCGACGATCACGACTCGGAAGGGCTGTGGGGAAAGCGTCGGATAGGCCGGCTCCTGCGGGGAGGCAGCGCCACTCGGCTCCTTCCAGTCACCGAAGCGTTGCTCAAGCATGTTCTTCAATTCATCCTGGGAAACATCGCCTGCGGCCAAAATCACCGCGGAAGACGGGCGGAAGATACGCTCGTACGCAGCCCTGGCGTCGGCGAGTGAGATGGTCGCTGCCGTCGCGGGCGTTCCTGAAGTCGGCATGCCATAAGGGTGGTCCTCGCCAAAATACTCGCGCATCGCGACAAACCGGGCGATATACCCCGGACGATCCATGGCCTTTCGCAATCCCTCGATGTGCAGCCGATGGACGCGCTCCCACTCCTTGTCATCAAACCGGGGGCGCCGGACCGCGTCCGCGAAAAGGTCGAGCGCAGGTTCGAGATTTCGACGCAGAACCGACATCGACGCGTTGCAGTCCTCCCGCCCTGCCCACGCCGAAAAGGATGCACCGAGTTCGTCCAGGGCCTGCTCAAACGCAACGGCGTCCCTGTCGCCGGCACCCTCGTCGAGCATTCCCGCAGCGAGCACCGTGACACCCGCCTTCGGGGGTGAATCCAGCGACGATCCGCCCTTCGCCATAAGGCGGACGTCCACTAGCGGAAGTGTGGGACGCTCCCATAGATAAACGGGAATGCCGTTGGAAAGCTTGAACTCGACCGGCAAAGGGACATCGAAGTGTTCGCCTTCAGCAACGCTCGGCTGGGTGTCGCGCGGATTCACCTCCGGTGTCTCCAGCTCGGGAACGACGCGCAGGATAAGCCGAGCGTCCGGCGTCAGCACCTTGCGGGCCCACATGATGGCACTGTTGCGAGAAACCGTCCGGTAGCGGTCGAGGTCGACTTTGAAGGAGTCCGGCTCGTCGAAAAAGAACTGATATTTGTTCAGAGCGTCCGCTCGCGCCAGCAGCGACTCCAATCGAGACACGAAACTGAATTCGCGCCGCGATTTCTGCCGCTCCAGCTCCTCCGAGGTCGGTCCCTCACGGAGGAACTCTGCGATTACTTCGTCCGCCGCCGTCTCCACCTGATCGAGCGTCACACCCGGCGCGGCCGTCGCCTGGATGAAAAACAGCGAACCGAGCAGCCCCGACGCCTGGAACGCCGAGACATCGCTGGCCAGCTTGTCCTTGTAGATGAGCCGCTGGTACAGCCGGCTGGAGATGCCGTCCGCGAGGATGTCAGCCACAAGGTCCATCTCGGCATCGCCGGGCTGGAACTCGGCTGGGCTGTGGTAGACCATCATCGTTCGGGGGAATTGGACGTTGTCGGTCAAAGTTCGGGTCATCACGCCGTCGAGCTCGACGGGATCGGCCGACTTGTGCACGACGTCTGATCCGCGCTGCAGCGTGCCGAAGAGCTTCTCGACAAGCGGTTTGACATCGTCTTTGTTGAAATCCCCCGCGACCACCAGAGATGCGTTGCTCGGAACGTAGTATGTCGCGAAGAAGTTCTTCACGTCGTCGACCGTCGCGGCCTCGAGATCTTCGTGAGTGCCGATTACGGGTTCGTGGTACGGATGTTCCTCCGGATACATCATCTCATAGACTGCCAGCCAAGCCTTGGCATAGGGCTGGTTCTCATAGCTCTGCCGTCGCTCATTACGGACCACGTCGCGCTGCTTGTCGAGCTTTTCCTGCGTCATGGCTTTGCCAAGCGATTCCAGCCGGTCAGCATCAAGCCAGAGAAGAACGGGCAGCAACTCAGCCGGCCCGCACGAGTAATAGTTGGTCCGATCCTGGCTCGTGCTGGCGTTGTTCCATCCCCCGTAGCTCTCCATGATCTGGTCGAATCGACCCTCGGGAACGCGCTCCGTGCCCATGAACATCAGATGTTCGAAGAGGTGGGCGAAACCCGACCTCCGGTCGGCCTCGTCCTTCGAGCCGACGTAGTACCATGTGTTGATGCACGCCGTCGGCAGACTGTGATCTTCGTGCAGAATGACGGTCATACCGTTGGGAAGCGTGTAGCGCTCATACTCCACCTGCTGCGCCTTTGACGCGCTTGCCGAAGTCGTCGCGACCAGCCCTACCACCATCAGAGCGTTTAGCCTTTTCATTCCTGTATCCTACCGGGACATGGGTCGTTGCAGTCGTCCGCCCGATCCGGCGCGGCGACTGCTGCAAATCGTTTTCGATAGGGTAACCAGCGGGCGCTGCCGCAACCAGACGGACGCGACAGGAAACGACAGTTGCTATGACCTCGGCCCTTTCGGCGATCCCTTATCCAGCCGCCTGCCCAAACGAGCGAAATACAATTACGGACAAGGCGCCGGGCAGGCTGCGGCCTCACCATCCAGGATGCGGACGAGGCGCAGAAGATCCCGGGCATCAATCCGACCGTCCGCGATGCAAGGCTCGAGATCGGACCGCACAGCCGTCTCGGCTGAAGCCCGTGTGCCTCCGTATACCTCGGTCAATGCTCCGATGTCGGCGGCATCGACGAGACCGTCCCCATTCACATCGGCGCGCCTCGGGGTCGAAATCGACACGCCGTCTGCCGGGAGGGCAAAGTCGGTCTCGACAAACGCCCTCAGCATGTAGGTACGTTGCGGCACAATGCCGTCTCGGATCACGACCGCGCCCCACTCGGACGGAACGCGGAATTCAGGCGATTGGCCAATCGTTCCGTCCGCCTGCACAAATCCATCTGCACAGCCGGTGTCCGGTTCCGCGCTCAACCTCTCGATACCCAGTGCCACGGGCGGGAGCTGTTCCGCGACGAGCACGCGCAGTTGAGTAGGCCCGGCCGCGATCAACAGCGGCGCGGCGCACTCATCCGGCTGGCTGTCTCCGTCCGCATCCGTGCTGTTGCCCGAGGTAAGATCACATTCATCGGGAGTTCGGTTGCGATTGCAGTCGGCGCTGCGTCCCTCCACGATGTCTCTTCCGTCGGGCAGACCGTTATCGTTGCAGTCGCTGAACGCAACCGCCTCATCGGCGCCGATGTCAATGGCGGCGAAGATCTTCCTTGGATCTCCCTGAATGTCCGAAGCCCCCGGATCGACAGCGAAGGCCGGATCCCCCCCGTCGATGCAGGGAGACAACGGCCCCAAGGTTACGTCGCCGTCGATCAGACCGCGTCCGCCCGCACCCGTGTTCTGGAATAGTGGATTCCCGGTCAGGTTGCCCGGGCCCCATTCCAATGCGCTCTCCCCCGTCGTCCGCACCGACTTTGTCCCGCCGGAGATGTCGCTATAGGAAACATGCAAAATGGAATCTTCCAAATACACGACGTCCAGGTCGGGACCCGCATTTCCGTCCGGCACATCCAGCGTCAAGTTATCCCAGAGAATTGAATGCGAGAGCGTCACGATGCTCCGCTCGGCATA
The window above is part of the Phycisphaerae bacterium genome. Proteins encoded here:
- a CDS encoding DUF2723 domain-containing protein — translated: MPPANEDSSYADLAAQNPRLDRPKSQSHPGIMAGLFLAFLLLYGLTACRGPQWQDSGHHIVRILTGTLDNHLGLALTHPLHYWLGRLALRIDLFEPALAITLISSLFGAITVACLFGCVCTLTGSTPAGLFAAASLGLAHTFWREATQTEMFTLVTALLTIECWSIVLWYRSRRIPYLLAAALANGLGVSNHLLALLTTPIVLAVALVALWRRRISPGILIGGILLWLIGAAPYALMVVEQGFRTGHWAETLQSALFGHQYSREVLNLIPSAGMLAIVGAFTMLSFPNLLLPLSFLGIARGRTEIGSASFAVLLAGLGIHALFAFRYSVPDQYLFMIPTYLYLAVFGGVGFAWFEHGSTAHGRRRLYVASAVLLALTPAIYLPAPAVARRLDVLDGLERHRPYRSDYRYLFWPWSVADTSAERMSRHAVTLAGPGGLIIVGDAMSAWAIRYGAIEYADDSPTVLASKLSDLDPDRVLAALHEGRRVVFVPGDTKKVPKAPPVGTWEREGDLYVLRSDR
- a CDS encoding HAD family phosphatase, which translates into the protein MVDKDGIGVIFDMDGVLIDSADAHLRSWRLLGEENDATISHEQFMRTFGRPNREIIPVLFDEHDGRCVDRLAERKEEIYRDLIREDPPLVDGASALLRELQERGVRIGIGSSGPPANIRLVVEALGAEHLIRAVVSGDDVERGKPDPQVFELSARRLELSPSRCVVIEDAPVGVEAAKAAGALAVAVLLHHGAEKFRAADLIVQRLRDLTADRLMRMVLGRACA
- a CDS encoding trypsin-like peptidase domain-containing protein — its product is MSDREVRRAPTLLQQFLLLLAVTFVVLVGSVRLGLVEWWAYSMERGRIQAMRESFKEFSPTESDAILRENVIATVIPAVVSVEADLELHAKESTSAPSQSRDGLVGPPAPPESEREFDGDRGWGSGFIIDADGGYVLTNAHVVYGASGVRVHTADDRKLAAQVVGIDTETDLAVVQIPSEKLHQIPLGDSERVAVGEEVLAVGSPFGLDRTVTQGIISALNRRGIRGETERYARLIQTDAAISPGSSGGPLVNLRGEVIGINTAIISPGGRFQGVGFAIPSAIAAGMIPDLISGGPAFLGVLVWNATDPAGREEVRSLGWTEDYGAVVDEVYANTGAAEAGLRVDDILLSLDGERINSIEQLGEMVQRRKPGEAVDLTILRDHAEQVVTLELSRRYAPR
- a CDS encoding insulinase family protein; protein product: MKRLNALMVVGLVATTSASASKAQQVEYERYTLPNGMTVILHEDHSLPTACINTWYYVGSKDEADRRSGFAHLFEHLMFMGTERVPEGRFDQIMESYGGWNNASTSQDRTNYYSCGPAELLPVLLWLDADRLESLGKAMTQEKLDKQRDVVRNERRQSYENQPYAKAWLAVYEMMYPEEHPYHEPVIGTHEDLEAATVDDVKNFFATYYVPSNASLVVAGDFNKDDVKPLVEKLFGTLQRGSDVVHKSADPVELDGVMTRTLTDNVQFPRTMMVYHSPAEFQPGDAEMDLVADILADGISSRLYQRLIYKDKLASDVSAFQASGLLGSLFFIQATAAPGVTLDQVETAADEVIAEFLREGPTSEELERQKSRREFSFVSRLESLLARADALNKYQFFFDEPDSFKVDLDRYRTVSRNSAIMWARKVLTPDARLILRVVPELETPEVNPRDTQPSVAEGEHFDVPLPVEFKLSNGIPVYLWERPTLPLVDVRLMAKGGSSLDSPPKAGVTVLAAGMLDEGAGDRDAVAFEQALDELGASFSAWAGREDCNASMSVLRRNLEPALDLFADAVRRPRFDDKEWERVHRLHIEGLRKAMDRPGYIARFVAMREYFGEDHPYGMPTSGTPATAATISLADARAAYERIFRPSSAVILAAGDVSQDELKNMLEQRFGDWKEPSGAASPQEPAYPTLSPQPFRVVIVDRPEAVQTVINFVMPGPVYGNANRLKFELLGTILGGSFTSRLNQNLREEHGYTYGARSGYTMDRSVGYLSAGSDVFANVSGPAVGEFLKELRGIRNGDITADEARKARLSQRRSLIDAFEGLGGILGSGAEMLRYGRPFSAIGDDLAAVMRISEDDLNKLANSAVPLENALLVLVGDRKAIMEQLQGLDLPEPKVIEAKSLLN